The genomic stretch TGCCCCAGGGCAAACGCGTCAATATGGACGTGAAGTTTCCGTGGGATCATTATGCGGCCATGTTTTCCACAGACGGCACCGCCGGAAGAGAGGATGAACGCAAAGCGTTTCTCAAAGATGTGAAAGGGCACATCAAGACACTCAAAAAGCGCGACTACGTCGACCCGGCAGGCGGTACGCTGGACTTCGTCCTCATGTTTATCCCAAACGAGGGCATCTATGCCTTCTTAAATAAGCCGAAGACAGGTGAAGAAAACCTGGTAGAATTTGCCATGGATAACAAAGTGCTTCTCTGTTCACCGATCACTCTCTTTGCCATCCTGGCCATGGTGCGACAGTCGGTGCAAAGTTTTCACTTGGAATCGCGTGCCTTGGAGATCCAGAACCTGGTACAGGCGTTTAGGCAGCAGTGGGATAAGTTTGTGGAAAAAATGGATTCCATGGGTAAATCACTTACCGCAGCACAGAAACATTACGATGATCTCGCCACAACTCGCCGGAACCAGCTGGAAAAACCGTTAGACAAGATCGATGATCTCCAACTTGGCCAGGATGGGAGAGACATGCTGCCAGACGAATCGACCGACTGATCTAATTCTCGGGGCGGGTAACGTCCGACAGATAGCCGTCCTATATGATAAACAAGACCCTTTCATCTGCTAAGCAACCTGGACACTACAGCAAAAATACATTTACGGATAGATCTCGGGGTCGTAGATTTCATTAAAAGGAGATTGTGTGTCAGATAAAAAGGCTTTCGCAATTCTTGTTACAACGGTGTTAGTCACCGGGCGTTTGCCGGCAATTGACTGCCCTGCTGATTCGGCCAGCTTCGTGGATCTCAATACTACCAGCGCTAGCTACGGTGAGAATGTCAACACCGGTCTCTGTGCTTGCCTGGATTTCGGCGCTACACTTTCCGGCACCGATTCCAGCGTGACCCTTTCCATCCTCATGTATGAAAACGAACCGTTGCGGGGGTTCCAGTTCGAGATTGCCGACAATAGCGGTGATGCTCTCGTCTTGAGGTCAGTGACGGCCGGTGATGAGATCAGCAGCTGGACAGTCCTCGCCCGTGAAACTTCCACGGGATCGGTAATCGTTTTTGGCTTCAGCCCCGAAGGGGAAGAGACAGTGGCCCAAAGCGAGGGAATCCTTCTAGAGGTAACATTTGATATTGTCGGCGGACTGGGAGGAGAAGTGTCATTTTATCTTGATGATGATGCCAGTATCCTCTTATCCGATGTTGATGCTGAAAACGTGGTGTGTTCGTTTCCGACA from Candidatus Neomarinimicrobiota bacterium encodes the following:
- a CDS encoding FlgD immunoglobulin-like domain containing protein gives rise to the protein MSDKKAFAILVTTVLVTGRLPAIDCPADSASFVDLNTTSASYGENVNTGLCACLDFGATLSGTDSSVTLSILMYENEPLRGFQFEIADNSGDALVLRSVTAGDEISSWTVLARETSTGSVIVFGFSPEGEETVAQSEGILLEVTFDIVGGLGGEVSFYLDDDASILLSDVDAENVVCSFPTFAQPATYPVDWLAVGSDDVALPTQFALMQNYPNPFNPETTIAFHLKEKVYVDMAIFDLLGRRVTTVVNRVMPAGFHDARWNGKDSAGNEIASGIYIANLRAGEFIDQNKMVLLR